In one Thermodesulfobium acidiphilum genomic region, the following are encoded:
- a CDS encoding AAA family ATPase, whose protein sequence is MENLIKAMLKPSFYPHEADVKLIETHISCVFLTGKYVYKIKKPVNFGFLDFSTLENRKIFCEQEIILNSRISPNLYLGVLPISLINNFYILNSPENIVEYCIKMVELPQDSLMSNLLMKDRVSMEDIKRIAEKVTYFHSIANKVKDPQFVESIRYNLEENFRQTENIVNWLISKHNYNLIKDNSLYFFDSHKSDFLKRMENDLFVDGHGDLHSKNISIMPDDIYIFDCIEFNERFRIQDVASEISFLSMDLDFNNKNDLSLAYINSYQELSNKNIAPYLNFFKSYLAYVRGKVLSFSFLNEQKNKELERTIRRYFRLSAKYFDSALPTIFVICGLSGTGKSALAKRLSARINIKRLSSDEIRKELAGIPKHESAKANYNQGIYSPEFTEKVYNKIFDLTNAEIRSNNSVIIDATFNSDVYRKMILNLQENLGVDMILIERDADFEVIKERLNKRALKRNTSSDADLAIYKRQLSEYKPWNISKGITYEKIGNVKDLDILCEELAKEYLFLDVFEKNI, encoded by the coding sequence ATGGAAAATTTAATCAAAGCGATGCTAAAACCTTCTTTTTATCCACACGAAGCAGATGTAAAACTTATTGAAACTCATATATCCTGCGTTTTTTTGACCGGAAAGTATGTTTATAAAATAAAAAAACCAGTTAATTTTGGTTTTTTAGATTTTTCTACTCTTGAAAATAGAAAAATTTTTTGTGAACAAGAAATCATATTAAATTCAAGAATAAGCCCAAATTTGTATTTAGGGGTTTTACCCATTAGTCTAATAAATAACTTTTATATTCTAAATTCACCTGAAAACATAGTTGAATACTGTATTAAGATGGTAGAATTACCTCAAGATTCTCTAATGTCAAATTTACTAATGAAAGATAGAGTATCTATGGAAGATATCAAAAGAATCGCCGAAAAAGTTACATATTTTCATTCAATAGCCAATAAGGTTAAAGATCCTCAATTTGTAGAATCCATTAGATATAATCTGGAAGAAAACTTTAGACAAACCGAAAATATTGTAAACTGGTTAATTTCAAAACACAATTACAATTTAATAAAAGATAATTCGCTTTATTTCTTTGATTCTCACAAATCTGATTTTTTAAAAAGAATGGAAAACGATTTATTTGTCGACGGACACGGAGATTTACACTCGAAAAATATTTCTATCATGCCAGATGACATATATATATTTGATTGTATTGAGTTTAATGAAAGATTTAGAATTCAGGACGTGGCTTCTGAAATTTCATTTCTCTCAATGGATCTAGACTTTAACAACAAAAACGATCTCTCATTGGCATATATAAATTCTTATCAAGAACTAAGTAACAAAAATATAGCACCCTATCTAAACTTTTTTAAATCCTATCTTGCTTACGTAAGAGGAAAGGTTTTATCGTTCTCTTTTTTAAACGAGCAGAAAAACAAAGAACTTGAAAGAACAATTAGAAGATATTTCAGACTTTCTGCAAAATATTTTGATAGCGCGCTGCCAACAATATTTGTTATCTGCGGCCTCTCTGGTACAGGGAAAAGTGCGCTCGCTAAAAGATTGAGTGCCAGAATAAATATTAAAAGGCTTTCTTCGGATGAAATAAGAAAAGAACTAGCAGGAATTCCAAAACACGAAAGCGCAAAAGCTAATTATAATCAAGGAATATATTCACCAGAATTTACCGAGAAAGTCTATAACAAAATATTTGATCTAACTAATGCAGAAATCAGGTCAAATAATTCTGTGATTATTGATGCTACCTTTAATTCAGACGTATATCGAAAGATGATCTTAAATTTACAGGAGAATTTAGGAGTCGATATGATCTTAATTGAAAGAGATGCCGATTTTGAAGTAATTAAAGAGAGATTAAATAAAAGAGCTCTAAAGAGGAATACATCAAGCGATGCCGATTTAGCAATTTACAAAAGGCAACTATCAGAATATAAGCCATGGAATATATCTAAAGGTATTACATATGAAAAAATAGGCAACGTAAAGGATTTAGATATTCTTTGTGAGGAATTAGCAAAAGAATATCTT
- a CDS encoding ATP-binding protein, translating to MSFKEDLKEIAAFRFKDEKLMPIRNVSYYDLSKFLGIDDQIETLLKNTFKFVKRLPASDVLLWGERGTGKSSLVKAMLGRFFSEGLRIIQIYKSQISDLSNLYGLLRDEDYRFILFFDDLSFSIGEDSWMVLKALLDGDIEERPSNILVYATSNRRHLTKEEDTDEKFANDSYRETISLVERFGIRLSFSPFSKEQYLKIVRNYANLRGLEIEEDILNQKALEWIQMGGSFTGRSAFQFVEYLYGEEMLKKLNFEYIISNKYINS from the coding sequence ATGTCGTTTAAAGAAGATTTAAAGGAAATAGCTGCATTTAGATTTAAGGATGAGAAATTGATGCCCATACGTAATGTAAGTTATTATGACTTAAGCAAGTTTTTAGGTATTGATGATCAAATTGAAACTCTGTTAAAAAATACTTTCAAATTCGTAAAAAGATTGCCTGCTAGTGATGTTTTGCTTTGGGGAGAGAGAGGAACTGGCAAATCAAGTTTAGTTAAAGCTATGCTTGGCAGATTTTTTTCTGAAGGATTGAGAATTATCCAAATTTATAAATCACAAATAAGTGATTTGTCAAATCTTTATGGTTTGTTAAGAGATGAGGACTATAGATTTATACTTTTTTTTGATGATCTGTCATTTTCAATAGGTGAGGACTCCTGGATGGTTTTAAAAGCGTTACTAGATGGCGATATTGAAGAGAGACCTTCTAACATACTGGTTTATGCTACGTCAAATAGAAGACATTTGACAAAAGAAGAAGATACAGATGAAAAATTTGCAAACGACTCCTATAGAGAGACTATTTCTCTGGTAGAAAGGTTTGGCATTAGGCTTTCTTTCTCTCCCTTTAGTAAGGAGCAGTATCTAAAAATTGTTAGAAATTATGCAAATCTTAGAGGTTTAGAAATTGAGGAGGATATTTTGAACCAAAAAGCTCTTGAATGGATTCAAATGGGTGGGAGTTTTACGGGACGATCTGCTTTTCAATTCGTAGAGTATTTATATGGCGAGGAAATGTTGAAAAAATTAAACTTTGAGTATATAATTAGTAATAAATATATAAATAGTTAG
- the rplA gene encoding 50S ribosomal protein L1, whose translation MHKRSKRYIQALSLFDRNQKYDPAQAVEIVQNSPRAKFDETVEVSVRTGLDVKHADQQIRTTVSLPAGTGKKVRVLVVAKGEKANEAKEAGADYVGAEDVLQKIQQESWFDFDVIIATPDMMGALGKLGRILGPKGLMPNPKTGTVTFDIARAVKEFKAGKVELRTDKSGILHVPIGKVSFSKEDLVANFAAVMDTILRSKPSAAKGTYLKSITISSTMGPGIKIDPTKAAESVKKVNL comes from the coding sequence ATGCATAAAAGAAGTAAGAGATATATTCAGGCACTAAGTCTTTTTGATAGAAATCAGAAGTATGATCCAGCTCAAGCTGTTGAAATTGTACAAAATTCTCCTAGGGCAAAATTTGATGAGACTGTTGAGGTTTCTGTGAGAACTGGTCTGGATGTAAAGCATGCAGACCAACAAATTAGAACAACGGTATCTTTGCCAGCTGGAACAGGAAAAAAGGTTAGAGTTCTGGTTGTTGCAAAAGGGGAGAAAGCTAACGAAGCTAAAGAAGCTGGAGCTGATTATGTTGGAGCTGAAGATGTTTTACAAAAAATTCAACAGGAAAGTTGGTTTGATTTTGATGTAATTATTGCAACTCCAGATATGATGGGCGCGCTTGGTAAATTAGGTAGAATTCTTGGCCCAAAGGGTTTGATGCCAAATCCAAAAACTGGTACAGTAACTTTTGATATAGCAAGAGCTGTAAAGGAATTCAAAGCTGGCAAGGTAGAGCTAAGAACCGATAAAAGTGGCATTTTGCACGTTCCAATAGGTAAAGTTTCTTTTTCAAAAGAAGACCTGGTTGCAAATTTTGCTGCCGTAATGGATACAATTTTGAGATCAAAGCCGTCTGCTGCAAAGGGAACTTATTTGAAGAGTATTACTATTTCTTCAACAATGGGTCCTGGAATAAAGATAGACCCAACTAAGGCAGCTGAGTCTGTAAAGAAAGTAAACCTTTAA
- a CDS encoding NADH:flavin oxidoreductase translates to MDVFSPFSIKNLNFKNRFIRSATHDWLGNEDGSISERQLNMFRELARGEVGLIVSGHSCVEFPRGRAGLKQNRIDDDRFIEGYKKLADVIHENNSLFAIQISHAGLQTNKDFTNNLEPIDHNTITKEDINILVEIFTKAAVRVRLSGADAVCVHLAHGYFLCRTLFSDSNKREDEFGKSIANRSKIALKVIDSIRNAVGKDYPIFVKLNSTGGTKEGNIETEELVGVSVLLEEHGVDLIEISGGVVGSKDNPIDRLNILKIEDEGYFLKRAKIVRKNINTPLSVVGGIRSLSLMNEIIGKGFSDFISLSRPFIREPDLVIRLKNGQEKVSCISCSKCRNFEGIRCVFNK, encoded by the coding sequence ATGGATGTTTTTTCTCCATTTAGTATTAAAAATTTGAATTTTAAAAACCGTTTTATAAGATCTGCTACACACGATTGGTTAGGTAATGAAGACGGTTCAATATCAGAAAGACAATTGAATATGTTCAGAGAACTTGCAAGGGGAGAAGTTGGACTAATTGTCTCTGGCCATTCTTGTGTCGAGTTCCCACGTGGAAGAGCTGGGTTAAAGCAAAATAGGATAGATGACGATAGATTTATTGAAGGATATAAAAAATTGGCTGACGTAATACACGAAAACAACTCACTTTTTGCAATTCAAATTTCTCATGCAGGCCTCCAGACGAATAAAGATTTTACGAATAATTTAGAACCAATTGATCACAATACTATAACTAAAGAAGATATTAATATTTTGGTTGAGATTTTTACAAAAGCAGCTGTAAGGGTAAGGCTTTCTGGAGCTGACGCAGTTTGTGTTCATCTGGCTCATGGATATTTTTTGTGTAGGACGCTCTTTTCCGATTCAAACAAAAGAGAGGATGAATTTGGCAAAAGTATAGCAAATAGGTCAAAAATTGCTCTTAAGGTGATTGACTCTATTAGAAATGCTGTTGGTAAGGATTATCCAATTTTTGTAAAATTAAATTCCACAGGCGGGACTAAAGAAGGTAATATAGAAACAGAAGAACTTGTTGGCGTGTCAGTGCTTCTTGAGGAGCACGGCGTAGACTTAATTGAAATAAGTGGTGGTGTCGTTGGTTCAAAGGATAATCCAATTGATAGGTTAAATATTTTAAAAATTGAAGATGAAGGGTATTTTTTGAAAAGAGCAAAAATTGTTAGAAAAAATATTAATACTCCACTAAGCGTGGTAGGAGGTATCAGATCCCTCTCTTTGATGAATGAAATTATTGGAAAGGGTTTTTCTGATTTTATTTCTCTTAGTAGACCATTTATCAGAGAACCTGATCTGGTTATAAGACTTAAAAATGGCCAGGAAAAAGTTTCGTGTATATCTTGTAGCAAGTGCAGGAATTTTGAGGGTATAAGATGTGTTTTTAACAAATAA
- the secE gene encoding preprotein translocase subunit SecE, with translation MLSFSNIKEKIVSFYSEVKVEARKVSWPDRKTVISATGVVLAFSLIVAAFVGAIDAIFTAIFNFLISTFGHWTSL, from the coding sequence TTGTTATCTTTTAGTAATATAAAGGAAAAGATTGTTTCATTTTACTCTGAAGTTAAAGTTGAAGCCAGGAAAGTAAGTTGGCCTGATAGAAAAACAGTAATTTCTGCTACTGGAGTTGTTCTGGCGTTTAGTCTAATTGTTGCTGCTTTTGTAGGGGCAATTGATGCTATTTTTACTGCTATTTTTAACTTCTTGATTTCAACATTTGGTCATTGGACTTCCTTATGA
- a CDS encoding FmdB family zinc ribbon protein, giving the protein MPIFEYFCKDCGADFDIYLPSSADGKKVVCPNCNSENVRKVYRVNHWANTSSSDDGSDSGGCFSGG; this is encoded by the coding sequence ATGCCAATATTTGAGTATTTTTGTAAGGATTGTGGTGCGGACTTCGACATATATTTACCATCATCTGCTGATGGTAAAAAAGTAGTATGTCCAAACTGCAATTCAGAGAACGTTAGAAAGGTTTATAGGGTTAATCACTGGGCTAATACAAGTAGTTCTGATGATGGATCTGACTCAGGTGGCTGTTTTAGTGGTGGCTGA
- the rplK gene encoding 50S ribosomal protein L11, which produces MAAPKKKKKKIVGIVKLALPAGKANPAPPVGPALGQYGVNIMEFCKAYNAQTSSQEGTIIPVEITVYEDRSFDFVLKTPPASVLIREALKLEKGSSEPNKKKVGKITRSKLEEIAQKKLKDMNANSVEGAVRMLEGTARSMGVEVIEG; this is translated from the coding sequence ATGGCTGCTCCTAAGAAGAAAAAGAAAAAGATTGTTGGAATTGTAAAGTTGGCGTTGCCTGCAGGTAAGGCTAATCCAGCACCACCGGTAGGTCCCGCATTGGGTCAATACGGCGTCAATATAATGGAGTTTTGTAAAGCTTATAATGCTCAAACTTCATCTCAAGAAGGGACTATAATTCCTGTAGAAATTACAGTATATGAGGACAGAAGTTTTGATTTTGTTCTCAAGACTCCCCCCGCCTCGGTCCTGATTAGAGAAGCGCTAAAATTAGAAAAAGGTAGTAGTGAACCCAATAAAAAGAAAGTCGGAAAAATAACAAGATCTAAACTTGAAGAAATAGCCCAAAAAAAGTTAAAAGATATGAACGCAAACAGTGTTGAAGGTGCAGTTAGGATGTTAGAGGGTACTGCGCGCAGCATGGGCGTAGAAGTAATTGAAGGCTAG
- the rplJ gene encoding 50S ribosomal protein L10: MVSQIRKNKENTVSKILEDLKNSSAVFLLDLKGMNVKESVELRDRIRETSSKLRIVKNTLLGIALDQINKKSLVEDLLFGPTAVLFVQGDISAAAKVLKASLKEFEKGTIKGGFIENKTLSAIEIEALADIPPKEVLLSKVLYLLQSPLSRFAGVLGAVPRDFIYAMQALKDKKEAS; encoded by the coding sequence ATGGTAAGTCAAATAAGAAAAAATAAAGAAAATACTGTAAGTAAAATTTTAGAAGATCTTAAAAATTCCTCTGCTGTTTTTTTACTGGATTTAAAAGGGATGAATGTAAAAGAGAGCGTTGAATTGAGGGATAGAATAAGAGAAACTTCTTCAAAACTCAGGATAGTAAAGAATACCTTGCTTGGTATAGCACTTGATCAGATTAATAAAAAGTCTTTAGTAGAAGATTTATTGTTTGGGCCAACCGCAGTTCTTTTTGTCCAGGGCGATATTAGCGCTGCCGCAAAAGTCTTGAAGGCTTCTCTTAAAGAATTTGAAAAGGGAACGATTAAAGGTGGATTTATAGAGAATAAAACGCTTAGCGCTATAGAAATTGAAGCTCTTGCTGATATTCCACCAAAAGAAGTGCTTTTATCAAAGGTGTTATATCTTTTACAGAGTCCTTTGTCAAGGTTTGCAGGAGTACTTGGTGCTGTTCCAAGAGACTTTATATATGCTATGCAGGCCCTTAAGGATAAAAAGGAGGCTTCTTGA
- the rpmG gene encoding 50S ribosomal protein L33 encodes MAKAGAKEKRIRVTLACQECKERNYHTQKNRINDPDRLQLKKYCPRCNKVTVHKETK; translated from the coding sequence ATGGCTAAGGCCGGAGCAAAGGAAAAAAGAATAAGGGTAACTTTAGCATGTCAGGAGTGTAAGGAAAGAAATTATCATACTCAGAAAAATAGAATCAACGATCCAGATCGTTTGCAATTAAAGAAATATTGTCCAAGATGTAATAAAGTAACTGTTCACAAAGAAACAAAATAG
- the nusG gene encoding transcription termination/antitermination protein NusG yields the protein MTKANPNLKWYVITTLSNYEKRVEEAILVRAQREGLEDKITRVLIPVEKEVKMIGHQKKESSKKVFPGYVLVEMDLDDATWNLVRTTPGVTGFISSKKKPLPLSPEEVEKIMMYVKSDKPVIRVEFEKGQVVRVTAGPFAEQTGVIDEIFPEKGTVRLVINLFGRDTPAEIALTQIEKV from the coding sequence ATGACAAAAGCTAATCCTAATTTAAAATGGTACGTTATTACAACTCTTTCTAATTATGAAAAAAGAGTTGAAGAGGCAATATTGGTTAGAGCACAAAGGGAAGGTCTTGAAGACAAAATAACAAGAGTTTTAATACCTGTAGAGAAAGAAGTTAAAATGATAGGCCATCAGAAGAAAGAAAGCTCAAAAAAAGTTTTTCCTGGCTATGTTTTGGTGGAGATGGATCTTGATGATGCTACATGGAATCTTGTTAGAACTACTCCAGGAGTAACTGGTTTTATCAGTAGCAAAAAAAAGCCTTTGCCGCTAAGCCCAGAAGAAGTTGAAAAGATTATGATGTATGTAAAGTCAGATAAACCTGTGATAAGAGTAGAATTTGAAAAGGGTCAGGTAGTGAGAGTTACTGCTGGGCCATTTGCTGAACAAACGGGAGTAATTGATGAGATATTTCCTGAGAAAGGAACGGTAAGACTTGTTATAAATCTTTTTGGTCGAGATACTCCTGCTGAGATAGCTTTGACTCAAATAGAAAAGGTTTAA